In Haloterrigena turkmenica DSM 5511, a single genomic region encodes these proteins:
- a CDS encoding type 1 glutamine amidotransferase: protein MEQLRIAVLNAAHRDENTTRNFRRELDASLAEFDATDGEVPDGFDYDGAVVTGSRSSVYWDDEWMQPIKEWVGDAIDRGIPFLGVCWGHQLLADVLGGTVADMGAYEVGYSEIEHYGTSRLFDDIDEEFTAFTSHSDEVAELPPGADPLAENHYSNHGFRKDRVFGVQFHPEYDTKTARELVHRKDLSDDRRQSVLEEITEENYQRACEAKLVFDNFLEFVREVRTENVAVAAECEDATATVGRSD, encoded by the coding sequence ATGGAACAGCTTCGTATTGCCGTCCTGAACGCGGCTCACCGGGACGAGAACACGACACGGAACTTCCGGCGCGAACTCGACGCATCGCTCGCGGAGTTCGACGCCACCGATGGCGAGGTGCCGGACGGGTTCGACTACGACGGCGCCGTCGTCACGGGCTCGCGATCATCGGTGTACTGGGACGACGAGTGGATGCAGCCGATCAAGGAGTGGGTTGGCGACGCGATCGACCGCGGGATTCCGTTCCTCGGCGTCTGTTGGGGCCACCAGCTGCTGGCGGACGTTCTCGGCGGCACCGTCGCGGACATGGGCGCCTACGAGGTCGGCTACAGCGAGATCGAGCACTACGGGACCTCGCGGCTCTTCGACGACATCGACGAGGAGTTCACCGCCTTCACCAGCCACTCCGACGAGGTCGCGGAACTGCCCCCCGGCGCCGACCCCCTCGCCGAGAATCACTACTCCAACCACGGCTTCCGAAAGGACCGGGTCTTCGGCGTCCAGTTCCACCCCGAGTACGACACCAAGACCGCCCGCGAACTCGTCCACCGCAAGGACCTCTCCGACGACCGCCGCCAGTCGGTCCTCGAGGAGATCACCGAGGAGAACTATCAGCGGGCCTGCGAGGCGAAACTCGTCTTCGACAACTTCCTCGAGTTCGTCCGCGAGGTACGAACCGAGAACGTCGCCGTTGCAGCCGAGTGCGAGGACGCGACGGCGACGGTCGGTCGCTCCGACTGA
- a CDS encoding AMP-binding protein, translating to MAVPFVTLSLARRAERFPERTAVVDVSEERLYAPAETIHENRVSYGELSAMTTRTAEHLSALGIEAGDVVCLLTRNRVASLAFLFACRRLGATFFPVSHWLTPASVERPFDAIEPALVVSEAAQRDLVRSIPFDRSVTLEELAEADRDAVSDPDERDRESESDAPLLFLHGDDGRPIAGYSASALEWNCISVLVAWGLSSADVVPLTPPLSSPDGLVRVALSVLYVGGTLLLDRAFDPGDTLTAIAEENATLLAGRETAIRDLAAESGFDDAVDSLERVIVEGAAADDALEAYREQDISIARAEGRLECPTAFCQSFAADVGANHVGTPVPDCRARLVDESGTVLEGAAEGRLELSGPVVADGYVSAAGTDDENWYAPAEEQSNDYDESGDRGRFADNWFETDDRYRRDEDGTYRPQ from the coding sequence GTGGCAGTCCCGTTCGTGACGCTCTCGCTGGCACGGCGGGCCGAACGGTTTCCGGAACGGACGGCGGTCGTCGATGTCTCCGAGGAGCGGCTGTACGCCCCCGCGGAGACGATCCACGAGAACCGCGTCTCCTACGGCGAACTCTCGGCGATGACGACGCGGACGGCCGAACACCTCTCCGCGCTGGGGATCGAGGCCGGCGACGTCGTCTGCCTCCTCACGCGCAATCGCGTCGCGTCGCTCGCATTCCTGTTCGCCTGTCGGCGACTCGGCGCTACCTTCTTCCCGGTCTCCCACTGGCTGACTCCCGCGTCCGTCGAGCGGCCGTTCGACGCGATCGAGCCTGCGCTGGTCGTCTCCGAGGCGGCCCAGCGCGACCTCGTGCGCTCGATCCCGTTCGATCGGTCGGTGACCCTCGAAGAACTCGCCGAGGCCGACCGAGACGCAGTCTCCGATCCGGACGAGCGCGACCGCGAGTCCGAGTCCGACGCCCCGCTCCTGTTCCTCCACGGCGACGACGGGCGACCGATCGCCGGCTACTCGGCGTCCGCGCTCGAGTGGAACTGTATCTCGGTGCTCGTCGCGTGGGGGCTCTCGAGCGCCGACGTCGTCCCACTGACGCCGCCGCTCTCGAGTCCCGACGGACTCGTCCGCGTCGCGCTGTCGGTGCTGTACGTCGGCGGCACCCTGCTGCTCGACCGGGCATTCGATCCCGGCGATACCCTGACCGCGATCGCCGAGGAGAACGCGACGCTGCTGGCGGGCCGCGAGACGGCGATTCGCGACCTCGCCGCCGAATCGGGGTTCGACGACGCAGTCGACTCGCTTGAGCGCGTGATCGTCGAGGGTGCCGCAGCGGACGACGCGCTGGAGGCCTACCGCGAGCAGGATATTTCGATCGCACGCGCGGAGGGCCGTCTCGAATGTCCGACGGCATTTTGCCAGTCGTTCGCGGCCGACGTGGGGGCGAACCACGTCGGCACGCCCGTCCCGGACTGCCGCGCGCGACTGGTCGACGAGTCGGGGACCGTCCTCGAGGGGGCGGCCGAGGGCCGACTCGAGCTGTCCGGGCCGGTCGTGGCCGACGGCTACGTAAGCGCTGCCGGAACCGACGACGAGAACTGGTACGCGCCGGCCGAGGAGCAAAGTAACGACTACGACGAATCCGGCGACCGCGGCCGGTTCGCCGACAACTGGTTCGAGACGGACGATCGGTACCGACGCGACGAGGACGGCACCTATCGGCCGCAGTGA